A window of Lysobacter terrestris contains these coding sequences:
- a CDS encoding tRNA-binding protein encodes MSGESPAMIEWKDFEKVLLCAGTVLRVEEFPEARKPAWKLWVDFGPYGVRKTSAQVKALYGAEDLVGRQIVGVINFPPKQVGPFVSEFLLTGFHTDEGVVVTAIERAVPNGARLA; translated from the coding sequence ATGAGCGGAGAGAGCCCGGCAATGATCGAGTGGAAGGACTTCGAGAAGGTCCTGCTGTGCGCCGGCACGGTGCTGCGGGTCGAGGAATTTCCCGAAGCGCGCAAGCCTGCATGGAAGTTGTGGGTGGATTTCGGCCCATACGGCGTGCGCAAGACCAGCGCGCAGGTGAAGGCCTTGTACGGCGCCGAAGACCTGGTCGGCCGGCAGATCGTCGGTGTGATCAATTTTCCGCCGAAACAGGTGGGGCCGTTCGTTTCCGAGTTCCTGCTGACCGGCTTCCACACCGATGAGGGAGTGGTGGTCACGGCGATCGAGCGTGCGGTCCCCAACGGTGCCCGGCTGGCGTAG
- a CDS encoding acetyl-CoA C-acyltransferase, with the protein MIKQVQEAYIVAATRTPVGKAPRGVFRNTRPDDMLAHVLRSVVAQAPGIDVNRIDDAIIGCAMPEGEQGMNVARIGVLLAGLPNTIAAQTINRFCSSGLQAVALAADQIRLGNADLMLAGGTESMSMVPMMGNKVALSPSVFANNENIAIAYGMGITAEKVAEEWKVSREEQDAFALASHQKAIAAIQAGEFKSEISPYEVLSHLPDLAGNTIRLKKSLVEIDEGPRADSSLEGLARLKPVFRNGQFGGTVTAGNSSQMSDGAGAVLLASEQAIKDYGLTPLARFVSFSVAGVRPEVMGIGPIAAIPKALKQAGLTKDQLDWIELNEAFAAQALAVIRDSQLDPSKVNPLGGAIALGHPLGATGAVRTATIVHGLRRRQQKYGMVTMCIGTGMGAAGIFEAL; encoded by the coding sequence ATGATCAAGCAAGTTCAAGAAGCGTATATCGTCGCTGCCACCCGCACCCCGGTCGGCAAGGCCCCGCGCGGCGTATTCCGCAACACCCGTCCCGACGACATGCTCGCGCACGTGCTGCGCAGCGTGGTCGCGCAGGCGCCGGGCATCGACGTCAACCGCATCGACGATGCGATCATCGGCTGCGCCATGCCCGAGGGCGAGCAAGGCATGAACGTGGCGCGCATCGGCGTGCTGCTGGCCGGCCTACCCAATACGATTGCCGCGCAGACCATCAACCGCTTCTGCTCCTCGGGCCTGCAGGCCGTGGCACTGGCCGCGGACCAGATCCGCCTGGGCAACGCCGACCTGATGCTGGCGGGCGGCACCGAATCGATGTCGATGGTACCGATGATGGGCAACAAGGTCGCGCTGTCACCGAGCGTGTTCGCCAACAACGAGAACATCGCCATCGCCTACGGCATGGGCATCACCGCCGAGAAGGTTGCAGAGGAATGGAAGGTGTCGCGCGAGGAGCAGGACGCGTTCGCCCTCGCCTCGCACCAGAAGGCAATCGCGGCGATCCAGGCGGGCGAATTCAAGTCCGAGATCTCGCCGTACGAAGTGCTTTCGCACCTGCCCGACCTCGCCGGCAACACGATCCGGCTGAAGAAGTCGCTGGTCGAAATCGATGAAGGTCCGCGTGCGGACTCCTCGCTCGAAGGGCTCGCCAGGCTCAAGCCGGTATTCCGCAACGGCCAGTTCGGCGGCACGGTGACGGCGGGCAATTCGTCGCAGATGAGCGATGGCGCCGGTGCAGTGCTGCTGGCCTCGGAACAGGCGATCAAGGATTACGGCCTCACCCCGCTCGCCCGCTTCGTCAGCTTCTCGGTCGCCGGCGTGCGTCCGGAAGTGATGGGCATCGGCCCGATCGCTGCAATCCCGAAGGCGCTCAAGCAGGCCGGCCTGACCAAGGACCAGCTCGACTGGATCGAACTCAACGAAGCCTTCGCCGCGCAGGCGCTGGCCGTGATCCGCGATTCGCAGCTGGATCCGTCCAAGGTCAATCCGCTCGGCGGCGCGATCGCGCTGGGTCACCCGCTCGGCGCCACCGGTGCCGTGCGCACCGCGACCATCGTGCACGGCCTGCGCCGTCGCCAGCAGAAGTACGGCATGGTGACGATGTGCATCGGCACCGGCATGGGTGCGGCGGGCATCTTCGAAGCGCTGTAA
- a CDS encoding 3-hydroxyacyl-CoA dehydrogenase/enoyl-CoA hydratase family protein: MSNKLLVRRAAVLGAGVMGAQIAAHLTNAGVDTVLFDLPAKDGDPNGIAAKAIANLAKLSPAPLADKALAERIVPANYETGLELLKGCDLIIEAIAERMDWKQDLYRKIAPFVPAHTVLASNTSGLGINKLAEVLPEELRHRFCGVHFFNPPRYMHLAELIPARTTDAPVLEGLETFLTTTLGKGVVYAKDTPNFIGNRIGVFSMLAAMHHTEQSGLGFDTVDALTGPAIGRPKSATYRTADVVGLDTMAHVIKTMADTLPDDPWHQYFQAPKWLTALIEKGALGQKTGAGFYTKKGKDILVLDLKAQDFRVSAGELDADVAALLKEKDPAKKFAALRASDNAQAKFLWACFRDTFHYTAYHLESIADTARDVDFAIRWGYGWSLGPFETWQAAGWKQVAEWIADDIVKGKAMSNAPLPDWVFDGRDGVHGTAGSYSPARNAMVPRSSNPVYARQRFPDALIGEKFSQGRTVYENDGVRMWADEGDDIAVVSFKTKLHTVNDHVLNGLQEAIAIAERDFRGLVIWQPKEPFSAGADLSGALGLLQAGDLKGFEAMVANFQATSQRIKYAQVPVIAAVRGLALGGGCEFQMHAARTVFGLESYVGLVEAGVGLLPAGGGLKEFAVRASEAAGPGGDVFAQLKTAFESVAMGKVSTSAFEAKSLKVARDTDVVVFNAFELLHVAKQQARALAESGYRPPLPARRIQVAGDVGIATFKMMLVNMLEGRFISPHDYEIATRIATVLCGGEVDRGTLVDEEWLIKLEREHFVALAQMPKTQERIAHMLKTGKPLRN; this comes from the coding sequence ATGTCTAACAAACTACTTGTCCGTCGCGCGGCGGTGCTCGGCGCAGGCGTGATGGGCGCCCAGATCGCCGCCCACCTCACCAACGCGGGCGTCGACACCGTGCTGTTCGACCTGCCGGCGAAGGACGGCGACCCCAACGGCATCGCCGCCAAGGCCATCGCCAACCTGGCCAAGCTCAGCCCGGCCCCGCTCGCCGACAAGGCACTCGCCGAACGCATCGTGCCGGCCAATTACGAAACCGGGCTGGAACTGCTGAAGGGCTGCGACCTGATCATCGAGGCCATTGCCGAACGGATGGACTGGAAGCAGGACCTGTACAGGAAGATCGCCCCGTTCGTGCCGGCGCATACCGTGCTGGCCTCCAACACCTCCGGCCTGGGCATCAACAAGCTCGCCGAGGTGCTGCCGGAAGAACTGCGCCACCGCTTCTGCGGCGTGCACTTCTTCAATCCGCCGCGCTACATGCACCTGGCCGAACTGATCCCGGCGCGCACCACCGACGCCCCGGTGCTCGAAGGCCTCGAAACCTTCCTGACCACCACGCTCGGCAAGGGCGTGGTCTACGCCAAGGACACCCCCAACTTCATCGGCAACCGCATCGGCGTGTTCTCGATGCTGGCCGCGATGCACCACACCGAGCAGTCCGGCCTCGGCTTCGACACCGTCGATGCGCTGACCGGCCCGGCGATCGGGCGTCCGAAGTCGGCGACCTACCGCACCGCGGACGTGGTCGGCCTGGACACCATGGCCCACGTCATCAAGACCATGGCCGACACCCTGCCCGACGATCCCTGGCACCAGTACTTCCAGGCGCCGAAGTGGCTGACGGCGCTGATCGAGAAGGGCGCGCTGGGCCAGAAGACCGGCGCCGGCTTCTACACCAAGAAGGGCAAGGACATCCTCGTCCTCGACCTGAAGGCGCAGGACTTCCGCGTCTCGGCCGGCGAACTCGATGCCGACGTCGCCGCGCTGCTGAAGGAAAAGGATCCGGCGAAGAAGTTCGCCGCCCTGCGCGCCAGCGACAACGCGCAGGCGAAGTTCCTGTGGGCCTGCTTCCGCGACACCTTCCACTACACCGCCTACCACCTGGAGTCGATCGCCGACACCGCGCGTGACGTCGACTTCGCGATCCGCTGGGGTTACGGCTGGTCGCTGGGCCCGTTCGAGACCTGGCAGGCCGCCGGCTGGAAGCAGGTCGCCGAGTGGATTGCCGACGACATCGTGAAGGGCAAGGCGATGAGCAACGCGCCGCTGCCGGACTGGGTGTTCGACGGCCGCGACGGCGTGCACGGCACCGCCGGCAGCTACAGTCCGGCGCGCAACGCGATGGTGCCGCGCTCGTCCAACCCGGTGTACGCGCGCCAGCGCTTCCCGGATGCGCTGATCGGCGAGAAGTTCTCGCAAGGCCGCACCGTATACGAGAACGACGGAGTGCGGATGTGGGCCGACGAAGGCGACGACATCGCCGTGGTCAGCTTCAAGACCAAGCTGCACACGGTCAACGACCACGTGCTCAATGGCCTGCAGGAAGCCATCGCGATCGCCGAACGCGATTTCCGCGGCCTGGTGATCTGGCAGCCGAAGGAGCCCTTCTCCGCCGGCGCCGACCTCTCGGGTGCGCTCGGCCTGCTGCAGGCCGGCGACCTCAAGGGTTTCGAAGCGATGGTCGCCAACTTCCAGGCCACCAGCCAGCGCATCAAGTACGCGCAGGTGCCGGTGATCGCCGCGGTACGCGGGCTCGCGCTGGGCGGCGGCTGCGAATTCCAGATGCATGCGGCGCGTACGGTGTTCGGTCTGGAAAGCTATGTCGGCCTGGTCGAAGCGGGCGTTGGCTTGCTGCCCGCCGGCGGTGGCCTGAAGGAATTCGCGGTGCGTGCCTCCGAAGCCGCCGGTCCGGGTGGCGACGTGTTCGCCCAGCTCAAGACCGCGTTCGAAAGCGTGGCCATGGGCAAGGTGTCGACTTCGGCCTTCGAAGCCAAGTCGCTCAAGGTTGCGCGCGACACGGACGTGGTCGTGTTCAACGCCTTCGAACTGCTGCACGTCGCCAAGCAGCAGGCGCGTGCCCTGGCCGAATCCGGCTACCGCCCGCCGCTGCCCGCGCGCCGCATCCAGGTCGCCGGCGACGTCGGCATCGCCACCTTCAAGATGATGCTGGTGAACATGCTGGAGGGCCGCTTCATCTCGCCGCACGACTACGAGATCGCCACCCGGATAGCGACAGTGCTCTGCGGCGGTGAAGTCGACCGCGGCACCCTGGTCGACGAGGAATGGCTGATCAAGCTGGAACGCGAGCACTTCGTCGCGCTGGCGCAGATGCCCAAGACGCAGGAACGCATCGCGCACATGCTCAAGACCGGCAAGCCGCTGCGCAACTAA
- a CDS encoding TetR/AcrR family transcriptional regulator — protein MATPHPFSTKDRILGAAEELFAQFGFAGTSLRQVTSRADVNIAAVNYHFGSKENLVNEVFRRRMDEMSQQRMAALKAAQKDHPGELEPILAAFVAPALAMAQDQHNGAFARMIARAYAEKNDALRRFLSEHYGHVLREFAKAISGCLPRLSKESLYWRLDIVVGALTYAMADFGLIKRPSGVTEAAHRERAARELIEFAAAGFRSA, from the coding sequence ATGGCCACTCCCCATCCCTTTTCGACCAAGGACCGCATCCTCGGCGCCGCCGAGGAACTGTTTGCCCAGTTCGGTTTCGCCGGAACCTCGCTGCGCCAGGTCACCAGCCGCGCCGACGTCAACATCGCCGCGGTCAACTACCACTTCGGCAGCAAGGAAAACCTCGTCAACGAGGTGTTCCGCCGACGCATGGACGAGATGAGCCAGCAGCGCATGGCGGCGCTCAAGGCCGCGCAGAAGGACCACCCTGGCGAGCTCGAGCCGATCCTGGCCGCATTCGTCGCACCGGCCCTGGCCATGGCCCAGGACCAGCACAACGGCGCCTTCGCCCGCATGATCGCCCGCGCCTACGCCGAGAAGAACGACGCCCTGCGCCGGTTCCTCTCGGAACACTACGGCCACGTCCTGCGCGAATTCGCCAAGGCGATCTCCGGTTGCCTGCCGCGCCTGAGCAAGGAATCCCTGTACTGGCGCCTCGACATCGTGGTCGGGGCCCTCACCTACGCCATGGCGGATTTCGGCCTGATCAAGCGCCCCTCCGGTGTCACCGAAGCGGCGCACCGTGAACGCGCCGCCCGCGAACTCATCGAGTTCGCCGCGGCCGGCTTCCGTAGCGCCTGA
- the ndk gene encoding nucleoside-diphosphate kinase, with translation MALERTLSIIKPDAVAKNVIGEIYSRFEKAGLKVVASKMKQLSRAEAEGFYAVHRERPFFNALVEFMISGPVMIQVLQGEGAVLKNRDLMGATNPKDAAPGTIRADFADSIDANAVHGSDSLENAAIEVAYFFPATDVYAR, from the coding sequence ATGGCGCTGGAGCGCACCCTTTCGATCATCAAGCCCGATGCCGTCGCCAAGAACGTCATCGGCGAAATCTATTCGCGCTTTGAGAAGGCCGGCCTGAAGGTCGTCGCCTCCAAGATGAAGCAGCTCTCGCGCGCCGAAGCCGAAGGCTTCTACGCCGTGCACCGCGAACGTCCGTTCTTCAACGCGCTGGTCGAGTTCATGATCTCCGGCCCGGTGATGATCCAGGTCCTGCAGGGCGAAGGCGCCGTGCTGAAGAACCGCGACCTGATGGGCGCCACCAATCCGAAGGACGCCGCGCCGGGCACCATCCGCGCCGACTTCGCCGACAGCATCGACGCCAACGCCGTGCACGGTTCGGACTCGCTGGAGAACGCCGCGATCGAAGTCGCGTACTTCTTCCCGGCGACTGACGTCTACGCCCGTTGA
- the rlmN gene encoding 23S rRNA (adenine(2503)-C(2))-methyltransferase RlmN, which produces MNQTRDIAIDLVPAGAAADEATQAALRESASKTAPSESKTNIFDFDRASLERFFEEELGEKKFRAHQVMKWIHHRYVTDFTEMTDLGKVLRAKLEERAVVHAPQLIFDKESTDGTHKWLLGMDPKNAIETVYIPDKGRGTLCVSSQVGCALNCQFCSTATQGFNRNLSTAEIIGQVWIAARHLGNVPHQQRKLTNVVMMGMGEPLANFDNVVRAMSIMRDDLGYGLANKRVTLSTAGMVPMIDKLGEVSDVSLAVSLHAPNDELRSELVPLNKKYPIAELLESCVRYALRKRGTSVTFEYTLMKGVNDQPQHARELIKLMREFDRRVQMKDAAKVNLIPFNPFPGTRFERPDDETIRGFQKLLNNSGMIAPVRRTRGDDIDAACGQLKGQVMDRTRRQAEFRKRLAQGAGDAAA; this is translated from the coding sequence ATGAACCAGACCCGCGACATCGCCATCGACCTCGTGCCCGCCGGCGCCGCTGCCGACGAAGCCACGCAGGCGGCTTTGCGCGAGTCTGCGAGCAAGACCGCGCCGTCGGAGTCGAAGACGAACATCTTCGACTTCGACCGCGCCTCGCTCGAACGCTTCTTCGAGGAAGAGCTCGGCGAGAAGAAGTTCCGCGCGCACCAGGTGATGAAGTGGATCCACCACCGCTACGTCACCGACTTCACCGAGATGACCGATCTCGGCAAGGTGCTGCGCGCCAAGCTGGAGGAGCGTGCCGTGGTGCACGCACCGCAGCTGATCTTCGACAAGGAATCCACCGACGGCACCCACAAGTGGCTGCTCGGCATGGATCCCAAGAACGCGATCGAGACGGTCTACATCCCCGACAAGGGACGCGGCACGTTGTGTGTGTCCTCGCAGGTGGGCTGTGCGCTCAACTGCCAGTTCTGCTCGACGGCGACGCAGGGTTTCAACCGCAATCTGTCGACCGCCGAGATCATCGGCCAGGTCTGGATCGCGGCACGCCACCTCGGCAACGTCCCGCACCAGCAGCGCAAGCTCACCAACGTGGTGATGATGGGCATGGGCGAGCCGCTGGCGAATTTCGACAACGTCGTGCGCGCCATGAGCATCATGCGCGACGACCTCGGCTACGGCCTGGCCAACAAGCGCGTGACGCTGTCGACGGCCGGCATGGTGCCGATGATCGACAAGCTGGGCGAGGTGAGCGACGTCTCGCTCGCCGTGTCGCTGCATGCGCCGAACGACGAGCTGCGCAGCGAACTCGTTCCGCTCAACAAGAAGTACCCGATCGCCGAGCTGCTGGAGTCCTGCGTGCGCTATGCGCTGCGCAAGCGCGGCACGTCGGTGACCTTCGAGTACACCCTGATGAAGGGCGTCAACGACCAGCCGCAGCATGCGCGCGAGCTGATCAAGTTGATGCGCGAATTCGACCGCCGCGTGCAGATGAAGGACGCGGCCAAGGTCAACCTGATCCCGTTCAATCCGTTCCCGGGCACGCGCTTCGAGCGCCCGGACGACGAGACCATCCGCGGCTTCCAGAAGCTGCTCAACAACTCCGGCATGATCGCGCCCGTGCGCCGCACGCGCGGCGACGACATCGATGCCGCCTGTGGCCAGCTCAAGGGGCAGGTCATGGACCGCACCCGGCGCCAGGCCGAGTTCCGCAAACGACTCGCCCAGGGGGCAGGTGATGCCGCTGCGTAA
- the pilW gene encoding type IV pilus biogenesis/stability protein PilW has translation MPLRNAILFAVVAIAAAASGCGGGSYVSTSLGREHHVEPAVNRVLDSKGKKARETEAGVQRDLAEIPGYLAAGDFAAAKKAAASVLKREPQSVVAHTYLAVALEHGGDAAGAGSHYLRAAELSPTNGAALGNYGIWLCGQGRTAESLAWFDKALEQPGQQGTALTLANAGVCAGKVGQQQRAERDLRRAIELDPENPVALAALAEREFQAGDAFEARAFSERRLAAAPADPKTLLLASQIEQKLGDSSAAARYVSRLKAEFPDAPEARSSAMGDGGRQ, from the coding sequence ATGCCGCTGCGTAACGCCATCCTCTTCGCCGTCGTTGCGATCGCGGCCGCGGCCAGCGGTTGCGGCGGTGGGAGCTACGTGAGCACGAGCCTTGGCAGGGAGCACCACGTCGAGCCTGCGGTCAATCGCGTCCTCGACTCGAAGGGAAAGAAGGCGCGGGAAACCGAAGCGGGCGTGCAGCGCGACCTCGCCGAGATCCCCGGCTACCTGGCCGCTGGCGACTTCGCCGCGGCGAAGAAGGCGGCGGCCAGCGTGCTCAAGCGCGAGCCGCAGTCGGTGGTCGCACACACGTACTTGGCGGTGGCGCTGGAACACGGTGGCGACGCGGCCGGTGCGGGCAGTCACTACCTGCGCGCCGCCGAACTCTCGCCGACCAATGGCGCCGCGCTGGGCAATTACGGCATCTGGCTGTGCGGCCAGGGACGCACTGCGGAGTCGCTGGCCTGGTTCGACAAGGCCCTCGAACAGCCCGGACAACAGGGCACGGCGTTGACCCTGGCCAACGCCGGCGTCTGCGCGGGCAAGGTCGGCCAGCAGCAGCGCGCGGAACGTGACCTGCGTCGCGCGATCGAGCTCGATCCGGAAAATCCCGTCGCGCTGGCGGCGCTGGCCGAACGCGAATTCCAGGCCGGCGACGCGTTCGAAGCCAGGGCATTTTCGGAACGGCGTCTCGCTGCTGCACCAGCAGATCCGAAGACGTTGCTGCTTGCGTCACAGATCGAACAAAAACTCGGCGACAGCTCTGCAGCTGCGCGCTACGTTTCGCGGCTGAAAGCGGAGTTCCCCGATGCACCGGAAGCACGGAGCTCCGCTATGGGGGATGGTGGCAGGCAATGA
- a CDS encoding helix-turn-helix domain-containing protein gives MTNSEQAVPGIGAGCGAALREAREAAGMSIEQAASQLRMTVRSVANLETDDWSSLGASVFVRGQLRSYARLLGVDIEPYIEQAPVAAVAPSTLVSHTHTPGYQRFAEQMGRRIIYIAITAAIAIPVWLHFGNNEPNVQSLDVPVAAMQAEDAAAPATAAPKRTPLVASIAALPAAQPAAALAITFNGDSWVEIYAADNQQVLERGLLTAGQHRSYKIGEVGRIKLGNVDAVEVKRAGAAVDLAPFSRANVARFTLSSDGSLAPVAN, from the coding sequence ATGACGAATTCCGAACAGGCAGTACCGGGCATCGGTGCAGGCTGTGGCGCCGCCCTCAGGGAGGCGCGCGAAGCCGCGGGCATGTCCATCGAACAGGCGGCTTCCCAGCTGCGCATGACGGTGCGCTCGGTCGCCAATCTTGAAACCGACGACTGGAGCTCCCTGGGGGCTTCGGTGTTCGTTCGCGGCCAGCTGCGCAGCTATGCGCGCCTGCTGGGCGTCGACATCGAACCGTATATCGAGCAGGCGCCGGTGGCCGCGGTCGCGCCGTCGACCCTGGTCAGCCATACCCACACGCCGGGCTACCAGCGCTTCGCCGAGCAGATGGGCCGCCGCATCATCTACATTGCGATCACGGCCGCGATCGCCATCCCGGTGTGGCTGCATTTCGGCAACAACGAACCCAACGTGCAGTCGCTGGATGTGCCCGTGGCGGCGATGCAGGCCGAGGACGCCGCCGCACCTGCGACGGCCGCGCCGAAGCGCACCCCGCTGGTCGCATCCATCGCCGCGTTGCCCGCGGCACAGCCGGCTGCGGCGCTTGCGATCACCTTCAACGGCGACAGCTGGGTCGAGATCTACGCGGCCGACAACCAGCAGGTGCTCGAGCGTGGGCTGCTCACCGCCGGGCAACACCGCAGCTACAAGATCGGCGAAGTCGGCCGCATCAAGCTCGGCAACGTCGACGCGGTGGAAGTGAAGCGCGCCGGTGCCGCGGTCGACCTGGCGCCGTTCAGCCGCGCGAATGTGGCGCGCTTTACGCTATCCTCTGACGGTTCCCTCGCGCCGGTCGCCAACTGA
- a CDS encoding YfgM family protein, translating to MAIDELLDEHEQSERVREWLRRNGSALVVGIALGLAAIGGWQWWQRHQAGKQLQAATDYQAAVDAIQANDKAAAGKIPSVPEGVFRALAQLELAKSQVQAGQSDAAIATLRSVKVEDPAIADIVNQRLARLLIDAKQADAALKLVADGDSLSALEIRGDAQLALGQRDQARDSYNKALLKAEVGTPQRRLLELKLTDAGGTPPKTESQS from the coding sequence ATGGCGATCGACGAACTTCTAGACGAACACGAACAGAGCGAGCGCGTCCGCGAATGGCTGCGCCGCAACGGTAGCGCCCTTGTTGTCGGCATTGCACTCGGCCTCGCGGCCATCGGCGGCTGGCAGTGGTGGCAGCGCCACCAGGCCGGCAAGCAGCTCCAGGCGGCCACCGACTACCAGGCCGCGGTCGACGCGATCCAGGCCAATGACAAGGCCGCGGCCGGCAAGATTCCGTCTGTGCCGGAAGGCGTCTTCCGCGCACTGGCGCAACTCGAACTGGCCAAGTCGCAGGTGCAGGCCGGGCAGAGCGACGCGGCGATCGCCACGCTGCGTTCGGTCAAGGTCGAAGACCCGGCGATCGCCGATATCGTCAACCAGCGCCTGGCGCGCCTGTTGATCGACGCCAAGCAGGCCGATGCCGCGCTGAAGCTGGTCGCCGATGGTGATTCGCTGTCGGCGCTGGAAATCCGCGGCGACGCGCAGTTGGCTCTTGGTCAGCGTGACCAGGCCCGCGACAGCTATAACAAGGCGCTGCTCAAGGCCGAAGTCGGCACGCCGCAACGGCGCCTGCTCGAGTTGAAGCTGACCGACGCCGGCGGCACTCCCCCCAAGACCGAGAGCCAGTCCTGA
- the bamB gene encoding outer membrane protein assembly factor BamB translates to MSSPLRAPASGLVLRSAVLLSCALVLGGCSTVKGWFGGKKEKPNEPAELTDFTPSVTVNKIWSEHAGKGEGRMGVRQGPAVADGRVYAAAIEGGVRALDLQTGKPVWHYESKRQLSGGPGAGDGLVVVGGLEGEVIALDAATGTEKWQAKVPAEVIAAPTIGLGSVFVRSNDGHVTAFDAATGERRWFWVYEVPTLSLRGNDAVVLGPGYVFSGNDDGTVSALSATDGRTLWTLPIAQQEGRSELDRLADVDGTPVLEGSTLYATSFKKQTVAIDAPSGRGMWASQFGGSGRLGVASDRLIVSDPAGSVYALDRNTGGSLWQQPALARRLLTSPAVQGDYAVVGDYDGYLHWMKLDTGELAARARVGGDALRGTPVVADGILVAQDIDGELAAFRLGQ, encoded by the coding sequence ATGAGTTCGCCCCTTCGCGCGCCGGCCTCCGGCCTCGTGCTGCGTTCCGCCGTGCTGCTCTCCTGCGCGCTCGTCCTGGGCGGATGCTCCACGGTCAAGGGCTGGTTCGGCGGCAAGAAGGAAAAGCCGAACGAGCCGGCCGAGCTGACCGATTTCACGCCCTCGGTGACCGTCAACAAGATCTGGTCGGAACACGCGGGCAAGGGCGAAGGCCGGATGGGCGTGCGCCAGGGGCCGGCGGTGGCCGATGGCCGCGTCTACGCGGCCGCGATCGAAGGCGGTGTGCGCGCGCTCGACCTGCAGACCGGCAAACCGGTGTGGCATTACGAAAGCAAGCGCCAGCTGTCCGGCGGTCCCGGTGCCGGCGACGGCCTGGTGGTCGTCGGTGGACTCGAGGGCGAAGTGATCGCGCTCGACGCCGCCACCGGTACGGAGAAGTGGCAGGCCAAGGTGCCGGCGGAAGTCATCGCCGCGCCGACGATTGGCCTGGGCAGTGTCTTCGTGCGCTCCAACGACGGCCACGTCACCGCCTTCGACGCCGCCACCGGCGAGCGCCGCTGGTTCTGGGTCTATGAGGTTCCCACCCTGAGCCTGCGCGGCAACGATGCCGTGGTGCTGGGCCCGGGCTATGTCTTCTCCGGCAACGACGACGGCACCGTAAGCGCGCTGTCGGCCACCGACGGCCGCACGCTGTGGACGCTGCCGATCGCGCAGCAGGAAGGCCGCAGCGAACTGGACCGCCTCGCCGACGTCGACGGCACGCCGGTGCTGGAAGGCAGCACCCTGTACGCGACCAGCTTCAAGAAGCAGACCGTCGCGATCGACGCACCGAGCGGCCGTGGCATGTGGGCTAGCCAGTTCGGCGGTTCCGGCCGCCTGGGCGTGGCCAGCGACCGGCTGATCGTGTCCGACCCCGCCGGATCGGTGTACGCGCTGGACCGGAACACCGGTGGCTCGCTGTGGCAGCAGCCCGCGCTGGCGCGGCGCCTGCTGACGTCGCCGGCGGTGCAGGGCGATTACGCGGTGGTCGGCGACTACGACGGCTACCTGCACTGGATGAAGCTGGACACCGGTGAACTGGCCGCGCGTGCCCGCGTCGGTGGCGATGCCCTGCGGGGTACCCCGGTCGTCGCCGACGGCATCCTCGTGGCCCAGGACATCGACGGCGAGCTGGCCGCGTTCCGCCTCGGCCAGTAA